A window from Nitrosopumilus sp. encodes these proteins:
- a CDS encoding ABC transporter permease: MHPIIRLVNRNLTISLNPGFLIWQVIFPLIYIFVAGFAYAPLINAVPFGTKDLDYPAFLASGMIGFNIMNSTLISGIIIWNDRKHGMFEQIMSGPFTRSHYILSNICTIGIIGLVSASLIATVGYPVFFDSVEFSLVTIPIIIFGAITGSVLFGSLASIISTRLRSSEGFNVIINTVFLFFAFVSTAFYPAGGAPEPLRTAFYLNPLTYLVDVIRAGIFGTVTEFVIIEMIILVGIASTLFVIASKLLTKLDF, translated from the coding sequence ATGCATCCGATAATTAGACTAGTCAATAGAAATCTTACGATTTCTCTTAATCCTGGATTTTTAATTTGGCAAGTAATCTTCCCCTTAATCTATATTTTTGTTGCAGGATTTGCATATGCTCCCTTGATCAATGCAGTACCTTTTGGAACTAAAGATCTTGACTATCCTGCATTTCTGGCATCTGGTATGATTGGATTTAATATTATGAATAGTACTCTTATTTCTGGTATAATAATTTGGAATGATAGAAAACATGGAATGTTTGAACAAATCATGTCCGGTCCTTTTACAAGAAGTCACTATATTCTTAGCAATATTTGTACAATTGGAATTATTGGATTAGTTAGTGCTTCATTGATTGCAACAGTTGGATATCCTGTATTCTTTGATTCTGTTGAATTCTCTTTAGTGACTATTCCAATAATCATTTTTGGAGCTATTACAGGTTCGGTACTTTTTGGTTCATTAGCCTCAATTATTTCCACAAGATTACGTTCAAGCGAAGGGTTTAATGTAATTATTAATACTGTTTTTCTTTTCTTTGCTTTTGTTAGTACTGCATTTTATCCAGCAGGAGGTGCACCAGAACCATTACGAACTGCATTTTATTTAAACCCATTAACATATCTTGTTGATGTGATTAGAGCAGGAATTTTTGGAACTGTTACTGAATTTGTAATAATTGAAATGATAATTCTTGTTGGAATTGCATCAACACTCTTTGTAATTGCTTCTAAATTATTAACAAAATTGGATTTTTAG
- a CDS encoding DUF354 domain-containing protein — MKIWIDILTPKQLLFSEPIIEKLGKKHDLLCTSRDYDEVSKLAKIRNFDLIFIGKHGGGDRKSKLKASIDRMDKLSKKIETFSPDITISFCSPEAARISFGLGIKHIAFCDSPHADAVMRLTLPFIQKLLIPYVIPKKEFSKYGIDEKNIVQYKAIDAFVTIQRKINQKTELPFKKNNKKNILIRIEEEEASYASKSSKITPIIKKIEKEFGNENIVVLARYTKQIKNLQKIVNKKLKIMKMSFDGKNLLENTDIFIGSGGTMTAESALMGIPTISYNAVPNIVENFLVKKQLIKRENNPDKISNHIKKVFRSKNLESQKRAEKIRKQMEDPIQKLIKTIKE; from the coding sequence TTGAAAATTTGGATAGATATTCTAACACCAAAACAATTATTGTTTTCTGAACCAATAATTGAAAAATTAGGGAAAAAACACGATCTTTTGTGTACTTCAAGAGATTATGACGAAGTATCAAAATTAGCAAAAATACGAAATTTTGACCTCATTTTTATTGGAAAACATGGTGGAGGGGATAGAAAAAGCAAACTTAAAGCCAGTATTGATAGAATGGATAAGCTGTCTAAAAAAATTGAGACATTTTCTCCAGATATTACAATTAGTTTTTGTTCCCCAGAAGCTGCAAGAATATCTTTTGGATTGGGAATTAAGCATATAGCATTTTGTGATTCGCCACATGCTGATGCTGTAATGCGATTAACATTGCCATTTATTCAAAAATTGTTAATTCCATATGTTATCCCAAAAAAAGAATTCTCAAAATATGGAATTGATGAAAAAAATATTGTACAATACAAAGCAATTGATGCATTTGTAACTATACAAAGAAAAATAAATCAAAAAACAGAATTGCCATTTAAGAAAAACAATAAGAAAAACATTTTGATTAGAATAGAAGAAGAGGAAGCATCATATGCTTCAAAATCTAGTAAAATAACCCCAATTATAAAAAAGATAGAAAAAGAATTTGGCAATGAAAATATTGTAGTTTTGGCAAGATATACAAAGCAAATAAAAAATTTACAAAAAATTGTTAATAAAAAATTGAAAATTATGAAAATGTCATTTGATGGGAAAAATTTGTTAGAAAATACAGATATCTTTATTGGTTCTGGTGGAACAATGACTGCTGAATCAGCACTAATGGGCATTCCAACAATTTCGTATAATGCTGTTCCAAATATTGTTGAAAATTTTTTGGTAAAAAAACAGCTGATAAAAAGAGAAAATAATCCTGATAAAATTTCTAATCATATTAAGAAAGTATTTAGATCAAAAAATCTAGAGAGTCAAAAAAGAGCTGAAAAAATTAGGAAGCAAATGGAAGATCCTATTCAAAAATTAATTAAGACAATTAAAGAATAA
- a CDS encoding GDP-mannose dehydrogenase, translating to MTDIILGMGEVGETLFDLLVERNFDCIGIDVDSSKCRNYLDNESIENPEFLHVCLPGELPEFVNIATDWINKISGVKVVVVHSTVKPGTTKTIQEKSKVLVLYSPVRGVHRRFLDDIKKYTKFISSDDNIDAKIKMDLEKRFEKIDWMSTTKTAELAKILVDTTYYGWLINYAQITKMICEKEDIDFDEMWKFADEIHENLGNRPKMYPGVIGGHCVIPNLNLIEYENLDIIKKINEMYEKFKK from the coding sequence ATGACTGATATTATTTTAGGAATGGGAGAAGTGGGAGAAACCCTATTTGATCTTCTTGTGGAAAGGAATTTTGATTGTATAGGAATTGATGTTGATTCATCAAAATGTAGAAATTATTTAGATAATGAAAGTATAGAAAATCCTGAATTTCTTCATGTTTGTTTGCCAGGAGAATTACCAGAATTTGTAAACATTGCAACTGATTGGATCAATAAGATTAGCGGAGTAAAAGTCGTTGTAGTGCATTCAACTGTAAAGCCAGGAACAACAAAAACAATTCAAGAAAAATCTAAAGTTTTGGTTTTGTATTCACCAGTACGTGGAGTACATAGAAGATTTTTAGATGACATTAAAAAATATACAAAATTTATTTCTTCAGATGACAATATAGATGCAAAAATAAAAATGGATTTGGAGAAAAGATTTGAAAAAATTGATTGGATGTCCACCACAAAAACTGCAGAGTTAGCAAAAATATTAGTTGATACTACATACTATGGTTGGCTGATTAATTATGCACAGATTACAAAAATGATTTGTGAAAAAGAAGATATTGATTTTGATGAGATGTGGAAGTTTGCAGATGAGATTCATGAAAATTTGGGAAATAGACCAAAAATGTATCCAGGTGTTATTGGAGGACATTGTGTTATTCCTAATCTAAATTTAATTGAATATGAAAATCTAGACATCATTAAAAAAATTAATGAAATGTATGAAAAATTTAAAAAATAG
- a CDS encoding ABC transporter ATP-binding protein, giving the protein MSCIEVNHLSKLYGSVHAVNDLVLSVKSGQVFGFLGPNGAGKSTTIKLLTTLIPPSSGTLSILGVDAISNPLKIRHKIGVVLQQPSYEPTLSVEKSLEKYGMMWNVPRTERKKRMEQLLKDFDLVEIRKKRNEDLSIGQRRRVQVAREFMHDMELLFLDEPTVGLDPSARRKLLDYLKNKVQTGLTIFYTTHILSEAEYLCDQIAIIDKGKIVTVDTPDALKNRFGKEKTIKIHLLEKQPMITSLLSGISDCKIYFETGTNIIIHSEQSELVLLQVLKILNENRIDIEDLSAVPTNLEEIFLNMVKENASDN; this is encoded by the coding sequence ATGTCCTGTATTGAGGTTAACCACCTTTCGAAATTATATGGTTCAGTTCATGCAGTAAATGATCTTGTCTTGTCTGTAAAATCAGGTCAGGTTTTTGGATTTTTAGGCCCTAATGGCGCAGGCAAATCTACAACTATCAAACTTCTAACCACCCTTATTCCACCATCAAGTGGAACGTTATCTATTTTGGGTGTCGATGCAATTTCAAATCCCCTAAAAATTCGTCATAAAATTGGTGTAGTCTTACAGCAGCCAAGCTACGAACCAACATTATCAGTTGAAAAATCCCTTGAAAAGTATGGCATGATGTGGAATGTTCCGAGAACTGAGCGTAAAAAAAGAATGGAACAACTATTGAAGGATTTTGATCTAGTAGAAATTCGTAAAAAACGGAATGAAGATCTTTCTATAGGCCAAAGAAGAAGAGTTCAGGTTGCTCGAGAATTTATGCATGATATGGAATTGTTATTTCTAGATGAACCTACAGTAGGGTTGGATCCTAGTGCTAGAAGAAAATTGTTGGATTATTTAAAAAATAAAGTTCAAACTGGTTTGACAATTTTTTATACTACTCATATTTTGTCTGAAGCAGAATATCTATGTGATCAAATCGCAATAATTGATAAAGGAAAAATTGTTACAGTAGATACTCCTGATGCTTTAAAAAATAGATTTGGAAAAGAAAAAACAATTAAAATTCATTTATTGGAAAAGCAACCAATGATCACTTCGCTTTTATCTGGAATATCTGACTGTAAAATATATTTTGAAACAGGAACCAATATTATTATTCATTCAGAACAATCTGAACTAGTTTTGTTGCAAGTATTAAAAATCCTTAATGAAAATAGAATTGATATAGAAGATCTGTCTGCAGTACCAACAAATCTTGAAGAGATCTTTTTAAACATGGTAAAAGAAAATGCATCCGATAATTAG